GCTTCAATATAATTCTCCGGTGACGCTTACTTTTGCACTGATATCTTTTGCATCCTTAATCCTTGGCATGCTAACAAACGGTTTCACAACTAGGCTATTCTTTAGTATATACCGTTCCTCATTAATGAGCCCGTTCAGTTATATCAGATTATTCGGTCATATGCTTGGTCATGCAGACTGGGGTCATTTTTCCGGTAATATGGTTTTATTTTTAGTACTAGGCCCTATGCTGGAAGAAAAATACGGTTCTAAAACTTTTTTAAAGATGATACTTATAACATCGCTGGTTTCGGGAATGGTTTATATTCTATTATATCCTAACCACATTTTATTAGGTGCCAGCGGAATTGTTTTTATGATGATAGTACTATCCTCTGCGGCGGGAATGGAAGAAGGGAAAATCCCCCTTACCCTTTTACTGGTAGTTATCATCTACTTAGGTGGTGAGATTGTAAACGGTATCGGTCGCTCAGACGGTATAGCTCACGCAGTACATATCTTAGGTGGTATATGCGGGGCAGGTTTTGGGATGCTGGATGTAAGAAAAATTAAAAAATTATAATATGTGAACGAATAATAAATCATATAAATGAAAAAAACACCTGTTAACTACATGAAATCACCATAATCTGATTCATGTTGATAACAGGTGTTTTATTTGTGCCTATACAAAACGCGGCTGGTTATTTTATATTTCCTTTTATAAATTTCATAAATTCATCAGGATTTTCAAATCCATCTTTACTTAAATAAACTGCTTTATCCGGGCCGAAGTAAATAAAAATATAATCCTTATATTCCTTAAGTTCCGTAATCTGTGTATACGGATATTGAGAGATATACTGTATTCCCGATAAGGTTAAATAGTTATCATAAAAGGTAAAGATTGCATGGGTACCTTTTTTGGTATCAAAGGACTTTAGAGTCTGAGTGACTAGTTTTTCAATGCGGATACCATTCAGATATATTAGTATAAATAAAAGAATAGATATGACAATTACACATAACACTAAGGAATAACCGGAGAAGTTCAAGAATATAAAGCCTGCCAGAATAATAGCTGTTATTATCCAGTATTTTATTTTTTTATAGATTTCATTGTAAATAAAATAACTTTTTATAATAGTCTGGTCATAAAGCGTCCGGTTAATAAATACGACCGTATCTTTGATATTTTGTTCTTCTTTTCGTTTTTGTTCTGCATAGAACTTAGTTAGTTCTTCGCCTTTGGTTTTTTTAAGCACCAATTTCCTTTTGTTGTTCCTTTTAAGTAAAAGAATACAAACTACAATAGCAGCAAAAAAAACAACCAGCATAATTACAGAACGTATCATATATTGGTTTTCTAATTTCTTAGCTTCTTCCTTGTCCATAATCTTAGTAAAATGAGCTCCAGAAACAAGGTTTTTTACATAAGTCTCATCAACAGGTTCGGTGCTGTTTTCTTCATAAATATCAAAAGCAGTCATATAACCATTAATAATAGTGCCATAAATGATTTCCGTTATGGGGATATTGTCCTGAGTCAGTTCAATAGTGAAACGGAAAAATGGCATTTCTGCCTCTGAAGGGGCATATTTTTCAATTGTGGTTTTGGTGCTTGTATCTTCGGAGTCTGTCTTTGTAAGCTTATCAAAAAAGGAAGTTAGCTCCTCTTCAGAAAGAAGAGAGAGGTTAAAAATATCCCTGCTGTCTTTTGAAGTTTTTTGCATCAGTCTTACTAGGGTCTTGGTATTAGGGTCATAAAGTATAGCTTTAACCCCCATATCATCAAAAGTACCCTTTTCGGTTTTTGGATCGATGATTCCTGCCATACTCCAAAGCTCGTCCGTATCAGGTGTATCCTTTGTGAGCACGATGGTATCTTCTGGAATGGACAATTCCAGATTCATGCTCTTAAACTCCTCTGTTTTTGCAAAGGTCTGTAGGGATGGTTGGATAGTCAGCAGTACAGCAGCCAGAATGATCAGCCATCTAGGTAATGTTAGCTTCATAATACGTGTTTTCTCCTTAATTTTGAAGTCCTTTATTAAAACATATTACCATGAATAGCCTTAAAGTTCTATTGTTTTTCATAAAAAAAGGATAAAGAAAGTATAAATAGTAAAGAGATGTGAGTAGAGGCTGTCCGGATTCATACGTTTTAAAATTACGTACCTTCTATGGCTCAATACCGGTGTTTAGAATTCCGGATATATAACTGGTGATTTTATCCCATGTAACATAGGTGTCAGCATCTTTATGAAATGAATAATCATTGGTTTGGTTATAATTTGTCCAGTCAGCTTTTGCGAAACGAATCTGTACCTCAACACTTTGATTTGCAGCAAGATTTCCCGCACCAGCAGTAAAACCAATCTCTAGGTAGCAATCTGTATGATTCTTGGGATTATCCATAGTAACAAATGTTCCCGTTACATTGGAACTTCCTACAGGAGACCAGTCACACCAGAAGGATTGAGGCTGTATACCGTCCTTTGTAAAGTAGTAACGAATGGTTACCTCGGATAGGGCAATTGTTTCCGCACCGGTATTCGTTAATTTAAACTTAGGTACTATGGAATTGGTCTGAGTGGTTTTAGTCCCGTTAAAAAACTCCACTACGAGTCCTTCTGCTATTGCTTTTTCAGATATTATAAGTGTTGCATCTTCTCCTGCATCAAAATCAAAGATAAGCCGTACTGTACCGGGAGTCAGTGTTAAGAGATACTCTTTGAAGATAGTTACTGTAGTGCCCGAAAGAGAGTAATCAATGTCTGAAACTAAGGCAGCAGAACCGTTTTTAATACCTGTAAGAGTATTCCCGTTAAGCGATAGCTGAATGGAGATATCAATAGGGGCTTCCCTGTCAAACACAGCAGTCTTTGGTGTAATAAAAGAGTTTGGTACAGTATCTGTTAACAGCAGTGTTAAGATACAGTCAGAACCGGCACTGAAACGAAAGGTTAGAGGAACAATACCAGCAGAGAGACCGGAAAGGTATTCTTTTTTTAAGGTGACTACGTCATATTTAACTGTATAGTCCGTTCCTAAGATAAGTTGTTCAGAGCCATTGAGTATGGTGTTAAGTGTATTGCCATTAAAGGTTAAATGTATAGCAATGTCAGCCGGAAGTCGTTTTTCAAAGGCAGCAGTAGTTGGAGCAATACTTGAATTAGGTGAGGTGTCACTTATATTTATCTTTAAAACAGGATTAAAATTTTTCTTAAAGTCAAAAGTAAGACGTAGTAAGCCTAGGGGCTGTTTTGCAATATATTCTTTTTTTATAGTAACCTTATTATCCGCTATGGTGTAATCTGTACCGGATACTAAATTGACCGTATCATTTTTTATGCCATAGAAAGTGTTATAATTCGAGGACATAGTAACAATTACATCGGACTGGCTGCCGGCAGTTTTATTAAATTCCACACGACCCGGTCTGATGTAAGGACTTGATGTAGTATCTCCTATTGCAATATCAATTACAGGAGCGATACCGCCGCTGTAATTGAGAGTAAGGCGGTGTGTTCCTACAGACATAGCAGCCAAATAGGCTTTTTTGATAGAAAGAAGAGTGCCGGTAATGCTGTAATCCTTACCTGAAGTCAAAGCAACTCCATTGTTCTTTATCCCATTTAAGGTGTGTGTGTTGGGACTTAAAGTCACTGTGATGTCCGTCTGTTTTTCTGGATTTTTATCAAATACAGCTATGGCCGGACTGACGGAGGCACTTAAGGCGGATTCTGGGCCATAGATTCCTACTTCATAGATAGAATAGGGCCAGCTATTGTTATATCTGTGCATCCCATATATTCTTACATAACGTCCCGCAGCAGACAGACTTATGTCTTCGGTCTTACCTTTGCCGCCATACTGGATATAAACATCCGACCATGTAATGCCGTCATTTGAAACCTGTATTTTGTATTGTGTCGCATAGGCAGCTTCCCAATAGATAAGAACACGGTTTATTTCCTTTACTGAGCCTAAATCAATTGTAACCCAGTTGGGGTCTGTTAAAGTAGAAGCCCATCTGGAATTCAGACTTCCGTCAGTTATGTTTGCTCCGGAATACAGGCTGCTTTCTAAAGAAGAAGCCGTGACAGGTCTGCCGAGTGCCAGATTGCCGGAAGGCAGGGGCTCTGCCGGTAGCATAGCCGGTAAATTAGAGAGCATAGAAACGGGTCTCTCTGCAATATTGCTAATACTATACGGACTGGTTACTGCTACCTCCAATCCCCAACCATGTAATGTTTCATAGGTTCCGTCCGTTGTCATATCCAGAAACGTCTGAGGATTATTGTCGGGACCCCATTCCCAGGGAAGATAACCAATCTCGTATTTATAGCAATATTCAAGAATGGTTTTGTAAGGTATCTGCCCGGATTCCGTCTCGTCCCACATGTGACCGAACTCACCTACGATTAGTGGCAGGTTGATTGCCACCGATTCTTCCAGTTCATCAATGACTCTTTGGGCAGTATAACCCCACGCCTTTGGCCACCACATATGAACCGAGAACATAAGATTGCTGTCCGGATCCGCTTCAATAAGGTATGGACCGCAGCTTTTAAGAATATTAATATCCTGTCCATAACTGCTGGCATCAATGACTATGGGTACGTGTATCCCTGCCTCACGCATTTTTAAAATGGCAGTTTTATAACCTGCTTTAAAATCTGTTTCTGAAACCTGATTACCAACTTCATTACCGATATTTACCAAGAGGTATTCCTGATGCTTTTGTATGACTTCTACAATATCCGGTCTTATCCAGTAATCAACAAGAGTGGGTAGTTTTGACCAGTCCCCGGTTGCATCATGAAGTTCAATCATAGGAATCATATTTTCTGAACGGCAGTTACGGATTGCTGTATCTAAGTCCTCAGCACTTCCCTCTAAAGACCAAACGATGCGGACGCTGTTAGCACCGGTTTTGGCTATTTCGGAATAGGAGGGGATACCGTCCTTATCTGTCCAGATAATCATTTTATTCATACCATATAAGATTACCTTTTCACCTTGATTGTCATATAAAAAACGTCCTTCAACCCGAAAGCCCGGGTACGTTGTATCCGTTGCTGCCATTGCTTGTCCAATGGGCAGTAAAAGAAACAAGAGTAAAACAAGCATGGAGAATAAAAAATGGCGTTTTTTCATTACTTATACCTTCCCTTCTTTTAGATATTTTGTGGTAAAGTAGCACCTGTATTACCAGTCCAATAATACGCTGTTACTTTTACATAAATATTTGTAAACCCCCAATTCCTATGTCATGGTACACTTGCTGTTGTTACCCTCCTTTCTAACTTTCATAAGTTCGTGAATTATGAAATAGCCATTCTTATTAATGGAACCAGTCACAATCGCCAAAACAGGTTTCAATGCAGTGGCAAGTCACCTTTATGTTGGTGACTGTACTTGCGTCTGTATTCTAATCATAGCGTTTCGCAATTGTCTATTTCATGTGCCAGTATTTCGGACTGCGATATATATTAATATAAAATTGGGTTTGAGTATTGGGACTGTGCAAGGAAGAAAGTGAAAACTTTTTGCTTTAGAGAAGAAGTAAAATATAGGTTACTTTATTATAACACGAAATGTAAAATTATTCCACACTATTCTGTGCAATTGAATCTGTTTCTGGTATTTTATTTTTAGTAGAATTTAATCATAATACAGAGTAATAGTGGTAGTATTGCATCGAAATATATGCTACAGTTTTAAAAGGAGTTTATAAGTGAAAGGGTAAGAAAAGAGGTTTATATGGAAACATTTTATAAGTTAACCACCGGTGTTAAAATAATATCAGAAGTGAATTACGGTAGTGTGAACAAAGGGATTGAACGATTGCAAAGAGATATACACATGACCTTGCAGGAGAGCAAAGAAGAAGACTGCTTTATTTATTTAAAGCAGGAAAAGGTTATTAAAGAAGGGTATCATATACATTTTCCTAAAAAAGATACCCTTAGTATTGGTGCATCAGATGAGTTGGGTTTTATCTATGCCTTATTATATATAAGCGAAAAATATCTAGGAATTTTGCCATTCTGGTTCTGGAATGATCAAACATTTCAGCAAAAGGAGTATGTCCTTATACCACTTACAGAATACTACTCAAATCAGCCCAAAGTGCGTTTTCGCGGTTGGTTTATCAATGATGAAGTATTAATTGATAAATGGGCAATAAAAGGTGACTCTACACTGCCATGGGAAATGGCATTAGAAGCACTGCTTCGATGTGGAGGAAACATGGTAATACCGGGAACAGACCACAATTCCAGAAAAAACCGGGAACTGGCAGCTCAAATGGGTCTGTGGGTTACCCATCACCATGCGGAACCTTTAGGAGCAGAAATGTTTGCTAGACGATATCCAGAGAAGGTTCCATCCTATTATCAATATCCGGAATTATACCGTGAATTATGGAAGGAAGGGATACAAGAGCAAAAAGAGAAAAAAGTAATCTGGAACTTGGGTTTTCGTGGACAGGGCGATCGTCCTTTTTGGGATGATGACCCAAGATACGAAACAGCAGAGGCAAGAGGTGCACTCATAAGTTCTGTTATAAAAGAGCAGTATAACTTGGTGGCAGAACTGGTGGAGAATCCGGTATGCTGTTCCAATCTGTATGGTGAAATTATGGAGTTATACCGGGAAGGGCATATTAAGCTGCCTGAAGATATAATAAAAATATGGGCGGATAATGGTTACGGCAAAATGGTTTCCAGAAGACAGGGAAATGAAAACCCCAGGGTTTACGCCCTTCCAACAAATCTTGCTGGTGAAAAGGAACATCATGGATTATACTATCATGTATCATTTTATGATTTACAGGCGGCAAATCACATGACTATGCAGCCTAATTCTCTGGATTTTATAGGGAGAGAACTTATATATGCCTTTGAGCAGGGAGCTGATGACTTTGTAATAGTAAACTGTTCCAATATAAAGCCCCATGTATATTATTTAGATGCAATCCGTACGATTTGGCATATGGGTAAGGTTGAGACAGAGAAACAGGGAAAGGCTTATGTCAGTCAATACTTTTCACTAAAAGAGGAAGCCTTGATTCAAATGGTATATGATTGCTTTGATGAATATGCCAAATGTACTATTCCATTTGGTAGTCATGAAGATGAGCATGCAGGAGAACAATTTTATAATTATACTACCAGAATATTAATATCAAGCTGGTTAAAAGGTAACATGACAGGAGCCAAGGCATTACATTGGGCAACGGGAGATATTTCGTTGGAAGAACAAATTAGCTGGTATTATAAGCTTTGCACCAAGGGTTATGAACTGTTCTTAGGGCTTTTGCATAAGGGTAAGCGGGTTTTAGAGCTGTTGCCTGAAGCAAGCAGACAGTTATTCGAAGACTCTATACTTTTACAGGTTCGACAGCATGTGTATTGTCTGGAAGGAGCCTTGCTATTTTGTAATAGTTTCAAAGAATTTAAACAGACAGCATACCAAAAAGCTTTTTACTATGCAGGTTCTGCAAGTTTGAAATATCTGGAGGCTGATACTGCTATGAAACAGCGAGCACATGATAAGTGGGATGGTTTTTATGACAATGATTGTCTGTGTGACTTTAAACAAACGGCAAATATGCTAAAATATATTATGGGTTATATAAGAAATATGGGGGAAGGTCCCCATTTCTATCAATGGCAGCGGGAATTTCTATACAAAGAAGAAGACAGAAGAGTTGTATTACTGACCAATCATGAAAATCATTTAACCGATGAAGAACTGTTTGCCTGTATGAAAGGAAAAATTGAATAATAGTGTTACTTACCGGTCTGAAAGTATCCTTCAGACCGGTTTTTAGATAGTGCAGATTATGATTGATAAGAATCGATTGTATAGTCATAAAGACAAAAGTAGGATAAAAGTATATACTATTTTACTGGAGTAGAGAATAAATGCAAGTATCAAATGACGAGAATCGCAATATTTGAGCAGTTAATGATTGATTACAAGATGCATCCAGTTCTTTTATGTGATAAATATAGTTACAGTAAGAATTATATTGATTTGAAAGGATGAATGGATTATGTTTAAGAAAGAATCCGGTGCTTTTTTTTCAGGGAATTATCCCTGTCTATTCGAGGAAATAGGTATTACACAGGTGGAAATGGAGATAAAAATCAAAGAAACCTTTAACACGATGTTTTTTGACCCCAAGGAAAAGATATATTTTGAGTTGGGAGAAAACATGGGGTATATGTTAGATACCGGTAATCTGGATGCTCGGTCAGAAGGGATGAGCTACGGAATGATGATGGCGGTACAAATGGATAGAAAGGATATATTTGACAGATTATGGTTGTTTTCAAAGACTTTCATGTGTCAAAGAGAAGGAAGGTATAAAGGGTATTTTGCATGGTCTGTAACACCTGAGGGTAAGAAAAATTCAGAGGGTCCTGCACCGGATGGGGAAGAATATTTTGCCATGGCTTTATTTTTTGCAGCCGGAAGATGGGGTGATGGGGTAGAGCCATTTGATTACAGTGTGCAGGCAAAGACTATTTTGCATCATTGTCTACATCAGGCAGAGATAGTGCCGGAAGGAAGTGCCATGTGGGAAACAAAGAATTATTACATAAAATTTGTACCGGAGACACCGTATACAGATCCTTCCTATCATCTGCCTCATTTTTATGAACTGTTTGCCTTGAAAGCGAACGAAGAGGATAAGGAGTTTTGGAAAAAAGCGGCAAAGGAAAGTAGAAAATATCTTACTAAATCCTGCCATCCGGTCACTGGGATGGCACCGGAATATGCGGAATATGATGGTAGTCCAAAAAGATTGTTTCATGATGGTCAATTTTATTCGGATGCTTACCGGGTAGCTATGAATATAGGTCTTGATGCAGCCTGGTTTGGCAGTGAAAAAGGGCTTAGCCAAATTGTGGATAACTTACAGAGTTTTTTCCAAGAGAAAACCAGACCGCATCAATATTATAATTATCTGCTGGATGGTACTGCGCTTGAGCAGCCGGCACTTCATCCTACTGCCATTATTGCCACCAACGCGGCAGGTTCACTGGCAGCAGAAGGAAAATACCGGCTTAACTTTGTCAGAGAATTTTGGAATACGCCTCTTCGTACCGGAGAGAGAAGGTATTATGATAATTGCTTATACTTTTTCTCCTTGCTGATGTTAGCTGGCAAGTACCGTATTTATTTGACATAACCTTTTACAAGATGTAAGGGCAGGGGGGTTGGCTGGCTGCATGTGGAGGCAAGCTTATAGTAGGTTTGTGAATCAGAGCTTATATGAAAGGCGTGCATCAGCTCTAATACGTGGTTGGCTAATTCTCCGGATGCCCTGTTAACTCCGCCGTTTTGGACACAATATGCCATATCGGCTACCCCGATACCACGACTGTTTTCTTGATAAATATGTGTAAGAGGGATTTCCTTAAATTCTGTTCCGTGAGCCATTTTTAAGAATACCGGTCCGCCAAAGGTATTAGGGTCGGGTACAAGAAGCGTGCCCAAGGTACCATAGATTTCAATTCGGGGCAGATTACTGCCCCAAACATCAAAGCTGGTAATCATATTGACAAGGGCACCATTTTTAAATTGAATGGTTCCTGCAACGTGGGTAGGAATTTCTACCTTAATAACCTGACCGAATTTTTTTGTACTTGTTATTGTTCGTTCCGGGAAGGACACTTTTGTCATACCGCATACGGTATCTGCTTCGCCTAAAAGGGAAACCAAAGCGGTTAGATAATAGGGACCCATGTCAAACATTGGTCCGCCGCCTGCCTGATAATAAAATTCCGGATCCGGATGCCAGCCTTCATGACCGTGGTTTACTAAAAAAGCGGTACCTCCAATCGGTGTACCAATAAAACCATCGTCTATAAGCTTGCGGCAAGTCTGTAATCCGCCGCCTAAAAAGGTATCAGGAGCACAGCCCACCATTCGATTTCTTTCCTTGGCAAGCTGCAGTAGTTCTCTGCCCTGTTCCAGAGTAAGAGAAAGAGGTTTTTCAACGTATACATGTTTACCTGCTAAAAGAGCAGCTTTACAAACATCAAAATGAACTTTTGGGATTGTTAGGTTTACCACAATCTCAACGGCAGGGTCCTGCAGCAGTTCCTCTGTAGTTAACACTTTATGTATCCCGTACTTATCAGCAGCTTCTTTTGCGCGTTCGGTTACTATATCTGCACAAGCATAAACTTCTGTATTTACAAATGTTTGTGTTAAATTCTGAAAATAAATTCCACTGATATTTCCACAGCCGATAATACCAATCTTAGTTTTATTCATAGTAATACCCGTTGTATAACACATGTGGTGATAGATGTGTTATTGAAACAACTTCCTTTCATTTATTAATTTTTTTCACGAACTGTACGGCTGTTAAATAGTACTTTATAGTTTATCTGGCAGCCCATAAAAATCCTCTTTTGGTTATTTCTCTAACTTCTGGAGTGTCAAAAATATCTGCATGATGTCCTAAGGAAGTGTAAAAAACCTTACCTTTGCCCCAATATTTTGTATATACCACTGGCATAACAGTCATTCCATTGGCAGAATGGGGGCCTTCTACAACAGGAAAGGTTGTAGTAGCCAGAACATTAACTGCCGGATCCACGTGGATATAATATTGCTCAGTGGTTACCTTAAAATCAGCTATGCCTTTTATTATGGGGCTGGAGCTTGTTTTTACCATATTTACCTCATATTCCACACCGTCATTACCAGGATGGGCAACCCATTGGGAACCGGTCATAAATTGCCATTCTACGCAATTACGGAAGGCATCGCCCATACCCCCGTGGCAACCTGCCACTCCCACACCGGCCTCTACTGCCTTTAGTACGGGCTTTAATTGGTTTTCATTAATTTCACCCATAGTCCAGACGGGAATTATCAGGTCTAAATTCATTAATTTATCCTCGTCTGTGAAACTGTCAAGACTGTCTGATACCTCAACTGCGAAACCTTCTGTTTCAAGTATGTCTTTAAAGACAGCAGATACCTCTGCCGGTTGATGCCCATTCCAACCACCATAAACGATTAAAGCTTTCTTTGCCATAAGTGACCTCCTATGCATTTAGTCTGTTTCTATCCTTTCATCTAATAGTACTGTTATTTATAAAAAATATCTCGCAATATCTTTGCAAAATATAGACATATCTTGCGGTAGAATTTATAATGAAACATAAGAACCCTGAGGGAGGAGGCAGTGGCATGTATCCGTTTTATGAAATACGCAAGGAAGAAATGAAGGGCAGTATAAATGTCTACACAACGAACAATCTTTCTTTTCCGCCTCATTTTCAATCTCAGGCAGAAGTGATTTTTGTATTGGATGGTACTATAACCACAAGGATTAATGAAAGAAAAGAAACTTTGACAAAAGGTGACATTGGAGTAGCCTTTCCAAATGATGTTCACAGCTTTCAGACAGATGTAAAGTCAAAGGTCCTGATAGTTATTGTTTCAGTAAAACTTATTAGCAGTTATTTTAATGCACGTTCCGGTAAATCGGTTACAAATCCTTTTCTGAAAAACCAGGAATATGACCCTGCTATTGAGGCTATGTTATTGATGCTACGAGAGGAGTATGAACAAAACAGAGGTGAGATGGTTATACAGGGCTTGCTGCACGCTATTTTTGGAAAGCTGGATTCTTATTTAAATTTTAAAGAAGGCAGTATGTTGTATGATACTACCATCCAAATCGTGTTATCTTATATAGCGGAACATTATAAAGAAAATATTACCTTAACAGAGACAGCAAGAAGACTTGGGTATAGCCCCTACTATATTTCGCGGATTTTTAACGGTAAGATAGGATATCGCTTTAATCATTATATAAACAGCTTGAGAATTAACATGGCCCAAAATCTTCTAAGGGATACGACACTATCTGTTGCCAGTATTGCTTTAGAATGCGGTTTTGAAAGCCTGCGTAATTTTAACAGAGCTTTTAAGAAGCAGACAAATACAACGCCGTTGAATTACCGGAAGAGATATATAGGGATAACAATGGAAACTAAAAAGGAAAAAAATAAGTAAATATGGAAATAAATCCTTGACATTATAGAACATATGTTCTATAATTAACTTGTCTAGATGGTGGTGTAACAAACTCTATAAAATAGGATAAAGGAATACCTTAGAGGAGGATAACATGATTCGAATTGTAAATTCATATGTTCAGACCATACCGAATGTGCGGTTTGCTGGTATTCAGTACGGAGATGAAGACAGAGTGAACGGAGGCTTTGGAGAGCAATGGGGAGAATGGTTTCAAAGTAATCGGTTTGAGGCGTTAGAAGCACTTATTAATGAGGAATTTAAAAGCAGTTATGAGGATGCAGAAGCGTATATTGGAATGATGAGATATAAAGACGGAGAACCTTTTCAGTATTGGATTGGTATGTTTTTACCGGAAAATGCACAAATACCAAGTGGCTATAATTTTATTGACATACCCGAAGCCAAGATAGGAGCTTGCTGGCTGCATGGACCTGAACATGAATTATACTGTAATGAAGAAAAATGTGCCGATAAATTAAAACAGGACGGATTGGAATTAATGCAGGATGAGGAGGGGGCATGGTGGTTTTTTGAACGTTATGTTTGCCCAAGATTCACAGAGAAGGATGAAGAAGGTCAGGTTATTTTAGATATTTGTCATTATGTAAAATAAACAGCAAGTTTTCAGACAAGGTTTTGTTGTAAATTGGTAAGTAATAATAATTTATATAGATTTTTACTTCTTAAGAGGCAGTTGAGGTAGTTTCAGTATTACTACATATAAGATGTTATCTTCTCTAAAATGTTGTCTTTCTATGATTTGTTTCTGCAATTTCTGGTATCTTTTTAATGTGCAGCCTAAATAGTTTGGCTGCACATTGTCTTTTATTGTGTGTTGGTTGATTCTCCTCTCTTTATATCATGGTACTTTATTATTAAAGAAAAGATTAAGGTTCCAAAATATTAAACGGGCTAGTGTGTGTGCTTGTTTGAGCTATTATTTTCACTATAAAACTTGAGAGCTTCTCCTATGAATTTAGATGCGCCTTTTCCATATTTTTTATCCGTAATTTTTATATATTCGGGTTTGGTTAAATAAAGTTCTGCCATAAGTCCCCAATAGTTTTAACTTCACATAAGTCACTTTACTAACTAGTTTTATCTTACACTATGACACGTTGTCAGGGTCAATACTTTTTGCATTAAAATTAAAATATAAAATATAACAAATTTCGTCAATATTCATATATTAATAGTAGTTTTACTTCATGCAAATTTGTGTTGGCAGTTCAAAGCTAGCAGGCATCAGAAAGGGAATGGATATATTTATGAAGGACTTTTTATGGGGTCTTACCGGGCGGGTTGTACTTCCCTTTGACCCCTTATATACATTGAAAAGGCAGGGATTTAACCGGGCTATACAAAAATATCCCCTTGTCATCGTATACTGTCGGAATAAAAAAGATGTTTCTAATGCAGTGGTATGGGCAAGAAAACATAGTATACCAATACGTATTAGAAGCGGTGGACATAACTACGAAGGTTATTCCAATGGAGATTATCTCCTGGTAATAGATATCAGTGAAATGAAAGGGATTGAAATTGTAGAGGATACCAAACAACTTTATATAGAAACAGGAGTGACCAACAAACTGGTTTATGAAGTTGCAGCTTCTAAGGGATATCCTTTTCCAGGTGGCACTTGTCCGACAGTAGGAGTGAGTGGTTTTGCATTA
The nucleotide sequence above comes from Anaerocolumna cellulosilytica. Encoded proteins:
- a CDS encoding glycosyl hydrolase 115 family protein is translated as METFYKLTTGVKIISEVNYGSVNKGIERLQRDIHMTLQESKEEDCFIYLKQEKVIKEGYHIHFPKKDTLSIGASDELGFIYALLYISEKYLGILPFWFWNDQTFQQKEYVLIPLTEYYSNQPKVRFRGWFINDEVLIDKWAIKGDSTLPWEMALEALLRCGGNMVIPGTDHNSRKNRELAAQMGLWVTHHHAEPLGAEMFARRYPEKVPSYYQYPELYRELWKEGIQEQKEKKVIWNLGFRGQGDRPFWDDDPRYETAEARGALISSVIKEQYNLVAELVENPVCCSNLYGEIMELYREGHIKLPEDIIKIWADNGYGKMVSRRQGNENPRVYALPTNLAGEKEHHGLYYHVSFYDLQAANHMTMQPNSLDFIGRELIYAFEQGADDFVIVNCSNIKPHVYYLDAIRTIWHMGKVETEKQGKAYVSQYFSLKEEALIQMVYDCFDEYAKCTIPFGSHEDEHAGEQFYNYTTRILISSWLKGNMTGAKALHWATGDISLEEQISWYYKLCTKGYELFLGLLHKGKRVLELLPEASRQLFEDSILLQVRQHVYCLEGALLFCNSFKEFKQTAYQKAFYYAGSASLKYLEADTAMKQRAHDKWDGFYDNDCLCDFKQTANMLKYIMGYIRNMGEGPHFYQWQREFLYKEEDRRVVLLTNHENHLTDEELFACMKGKIE
- a CDS encoding glycosyl hydrolase family 8, with translation MFKKESGAFFSGNYPCLFEEIGITQVEMEIKIKETFNTMFFDPKEKIYFELGENMGYMLDTGNLDARSEGMSYGMMMAVQMDRKDIFDRLWLFSKTFMCQREGRYKGYFAWSVTPEGKKNSEGPAPDGEEYFAMALFFAAGRWGDGVEPFDYSVQAKTILHHCLHQAEIVPEGSAMWETKNYYIKFVPETPYTDPSYHLPHFYELFALKANEEDKEFWKKAAKESRKYLTKSCHPVTGMAPEYAEYDGSPKRLFHDGQFYSDAYRVAMNIGLDAAWFGSEKGLSQIVDNLQSFFQEKTRPHQYYNYLLDGTALEQPALHPTAIIATNAAGSLAAEGKYRLNFVREFWNTPLRTGERRYYDNCLYFFSLLMLAGKYRIYLT
- a CDS encoding Gfo/Idh/MocA family protein → MNKTKIGIIGCGNISGIYFQNLTQTFVNTEVYACADIVTERAKEAADKYGIHKVLTTEELLQDPAVEIVVNLTIPKVHFDVCKAALLAGKHVYVEKPLSLTLEQGRELLQLAKERNRMVGCAPDTFLGGGLQTCRKLIDDGFIGTPIGGTAFLVNHGHEGWHPDPEFYYQAGGGPMFDMGPYYLTALVSLLGEADTVCGMTKVSFPERTITSTKKFGQVIKVEIPTHVAGTIQFKNGALVNMITSFDVWGSNLPRIEIYGTLGTLLVPDPNTFGGPVFLKMAHGTEFKEIPLTHIYQENSRGIGVADMAYCVQNGGVNRASGELANHVLELMHAFHISSDSQTYYKLASTCSQPTPLPLHLVKGYVK
- a CDS encoding ThuA domain-containing protein yields the protein MAKKALIVYGGWNGHQPAEVSAVFKDILETEGFAVEVSDSLDSFTDEDKLMNLDLIIPVWTMGEINENQLKPVLKAVEAGVGVAGCHGGMGDAFRNCVEWQFMTGSQWVAHPGNDGVEYEVNMVKTSSSPIIKGIADFKVTTEQYYIHVDPAVNVLATTTFPVVEGPHSANGMTVMPVVYTKYWGKGKVFYTSLGHHADIFDTPEVREITKRGFLWAAR
- a CDS encoding AraC family transcriptional regulator, which codes for MYPFYEIRKEEMKGSINVYTTNNLSFPPHFQSQAEVIFVLDGTITTRINERKETLTKGDIGVAFPNDVHSFQTDVKSKVLIVIVSVKLISSYFNARSGKSVTNPFLKNQEYDPAIEAMLLMLREEYEQNRGEMVIQGLLHAIFGKLDSYLNFKEGSMLYDTTIQIVLSYIAEHYKENITLTETARRLGYSPYYISRIFNGKIGYRFNHYINSLRINMAQNLLRDTTLSVASIALECGFESLRNFNRAFKKQTNTTPLNYRKRYIGITMETKKEKNK